The genomic segment GGCGGCGACGGTCTTGCCGGCGCCCGTGGCGTGCTCGAACCAGAAGCGCTTGCCGGCGTTCGGGTCGTCGGCGGCGCCCTCCTGGACGTCCTCGTCGACGTCATCCTCGGTCGCGTCGTCGTAGGACTCCTCCTCGGCGGGCTCCTCGGGCTCGTCGTCCTCCTCGAGGTCGATGTCGATGTCGACGTCGACCGGCGTGCGGTCCTCGGGCTCGTCGTCGGGATCGTCGTCGTCCTCGTCGTCGTCGGGCTCGGGCTCGGGCTCGTCGGGCTCCTCGGGCTCGACCGCCGGCTCGTCCTCGACGGGCTCGGGCTCCTCGACGGCGAGCACCGGCGCAGCCGCCGCACCACCGCCGTTGGCGCCCTTCTGCGCCGAGGCCAGCAGCGCGACGAGCGTGCCGGACAGCGCATCGACCTGATGCGGGTTGAGCAGCGTGCCGTCGGCCAGCCGCGGCTCCTGGTCGCTGAGGACCCGCTCGAGGCCCAGCAGGAGCGAGTAGCGGCGCCGCCAGCGCGTCGACGGGACCTTCGCCCCGGCGTCGATCTCGGCCAGCGCGTCGTCCAGCGCCTGACGTCGCGCCCCGCCCGGGGCCAGCGCGACCGCCGGCTCCTCGCCCTCGTGGACGAACCGCTCACGGGTGAACGCCTCGGCGCGAGCGACGAGCGACGGTTCGGGAAGGGATGCGGCCTCGACGGCCGGCGACGTGGGATCAGCCATGGATCGGCTCGCTCTGAAGGAGGAGCGCCCGCGGAGGACCAGCGGCGGTGGTACGCGCTGCGCGGTCCTCAGGGACCGGGAGGATCGAGGGGACTCCAACTGAACAGCAGTCGCACCCTCGCCTCGTTGACGCAAGGATATCGGATCGGGGGGCGGATCCACAGGAACCTGCGACCCTGTGCCCATGTCCCGACGCCTCCTCCTCGTGCTCGGCGCCGTGGTGGCCGTCATCGCGATGGTCGTCATCGGGCTGTCGCAGGCCGGCTCGAAGTCCAAGACGCCGGCGCCCGCCACGCTGTCGCTCGCCCAGCAGCGCGAGCGCCTCGCCGGGGCGCCCGCGCCCCTGGCCGGGCTGCACGCGCAGGCCAGCGAGCTGCTCACGGGCGGCACGACGGCGGTCGGGGCCCGGATGGCCGCGCTGCAGCGCGCCGGCTACCCCGTCGTCATCAACAAGTGGGCCGCCTGGTGCGGGCCCTGCCGGCTGGAGTTCCCCGTCTTCCAGCGCGTGAGCGTCGCGCTGGGCAAGCGGGTGGCGTTCATCGGCCTCGACGGCCACGACAACCGCGGCGACGCGCGCGCCTTCCTGGCCCGGACGCCGTTGAGCTACCCCAGCTACGAGGACCCCAACGAGCGCACGGCCCACAGCCTGCAGGCCGGTGCGTTCTACCCCACGACGGTGTTCGTCGATGCCCGGGGGCGCCGCACCGTCCACCAGGGTCCCTACAACGACGAGGCGACGCTGGAGCGCGACATCCGCCGGTACGCGCTGGGCCGTGCCTGAGATCCGCGTCGACCCGCTGACGGGTCTGCGCGGCATCATCGCGCAGCACCGCGCGCAGCGGCCCGGCGGGGGCCTCGCGATCCCGCAGCCGCCCCCGCCCATCGACGCCGACAGCGATCCGTTCGCCGCCGGACACGAGCACCGCACGCCGCCCGAGCTCTTCGCGGTGCGCCCCGGCGGCGGGCCGCCCGACACCCCGGGCTGGACGGTCCGCGTCGTGCCCAACCTCTACCCGGCGCTGGAGGCCGGCGGCGTCGAACCGGAGCCCTCCCACGCCCCGGACCTGTTCACCGCCGCGCCCGCGCGCGGCGCGCACGAGGTCGTCGTCAACGCCCCCGATCCCGTCGGCTCGCTGGCCGACCTGACCGCCGGCCAGGTCGCGGTCGCGATGGACGTCTGGCGCGCGCGCATGCGCGCCCACGCGGACGCCGCCTACGTGCACGTCACCGTCAACGAGTGCGCCGCGGGCGGCGCGTCGCTGCCCCACACCCACACCCAGCTCTTCGCGCTGGACTTCGTCCCCTCCCAGATCGCGCGCGAGCGCGAGCGCTTCACGGCCCACGCGACGCGGACGATGGGCGGCAACCTGCTCCAGGACCTCGTCCAGGAGGAGGTGCGCCAGCGCGACCGGCTCGTCGCCGTCGACGACGAGGGCGTGCTGCTGTCCCCCTACGCCGCCGCGCTGCCCTACCAGCTCCTGCTGGCCCCGCGCGTGCCGCGGGCGCGCTTCGAGGACGACGGGCCGGTGGCCGCCGCCCTGCTGCACGACGCGTTGCAGCGCCTGCGCCGGCGCTTCGGCGGCGTCGTCCCGCCGCTGAACCTCTGGGTGCGGACCGCGCCTCGCGGCGCCGAGCACTTCTGCTGGCACATCGACATCGTCCCCCGCCTGACCCCGCTGGCCGGTCTGGAGCTCGGCACCGGCCTGCACCTCAACATCGTCTCGCCCGAGCAGGCCGCGGCCGACCTGCGCGACAGCGGCTGACCCATGGCCCTCGTCGTCCTCGCGATCATCGCCGCCACGGCGGTGGGGGTCGCCGCCGAGCGCCGCCACGGCGCCGCGGCGGTCGCCCTGGCCCACCGGCTCATCACCATCATGGTGTGGGGGCTGTTGCCCTTCATCGCGTTCTTCGTCATCGCCCGGCTGCACCTCGGCGGCGGCGTGGGCATCGGCCTCGTGCTCGGCTACGCCGGGCACGCCATCCTGGGCACGCTGGCCTACCTCATCGGGACGCGCGTGCTGCACCTGTCGCGCCCCTCGACCGGCACGCTGGTGCTCAACACCGTGCTCGTGAACACGGGCTTCCTGGGCATCCCGCTCACCGCCACGCTGCTCGGCCACGACGCGCTGGCGCCCGCGGTCGCCTGGGACACGCTCGTCAGCCTCGTCATGACGTTCACCGTCGGCTTCGCGGTCGGCGCCGCGTTCGGCACGAAGGCCGGCGAGCGGCCCCGCGACCGGGTGCGCGCGTTCCTGACGCGCAACCCGGTGCTCTGGGCGCTGGTGGCGGCGCTGGTCGCCCCCGACGCCCTGGCCCCCGACGCCCTGGTGGAGATCGCCAAGAACTCGACCTACGCGCTGCTGCCGATCGGGTTCTTCGTCCTGGGCGTCCACCTCACCGTGGAGCGCGAGGGCGGGGCCCTGGCCTTCCCGCCGCCGCTGACGCGGCCGGTGCTCGTCGTGATGGTGCTGCGCCACGCCGCGGCGCCCGCGCTGCTGGTCGGCCTCTCGGCGCTGACGGTCGACGTTCCCGACGCCTACATCGTGGAGGCGGGCATGGCCTCGGCGATCAACAGCCTGATCGTCAGCCACCTCTACGGCCTGGACGTCCGCCTGGCGGCCAGCGCCGTGGCCTGGACCTCGGCCTTCGCGGTTACGGCCGCCGTCGTGCTGTCGCTCGTGCTGTGATGGCGCGATGCGAGCCCTCGTCCAGCGCGTGAGCCGGGCCGCCGTCGTCGTCGACGGTGCGCCCGTGGCGTCGACCGGCCCGGGCCTGCTCGTGCTGCTCGGGGTCACCCACGACGACGACGCCGCCGTCGCCGATCGGCTGGCCGACAAGGTCGCCGCCCTGCGGATCTTCGAGGACGCCGAGGGGCGGATGAACGACGCGCTGGGCGACCGCGACGTGCTCGTCGTCAGCCAGTTCACGCTGTACGGCGACGCGCGCCGGGGCAATCGCCCGTCGTTCGTGGCCGCGGCGAGGCCCGAGCACGCCGAGCCGCTCTACGAGCGCTTCCGGGCGCGCCTGGACGCGGCCGGCGGCGTGTTCGGCGCCCACATGGAGGTCGAGCTCGTCAACGACGGGCCCGTCACGCTGCTGCTGGAGATCGCCCCGCGGGCGCCGACCTCCTAAGGTGCGGGCCATGCCGCCCGAGGAGCATCTGGTCCCCCGGTTCGCCGCCGAGCCCCCGCAGGAGCTGCTGCCCTACGGCCGCCGCGCCGAGCAGCTGCACGAGGAGTTCCTGGCCGCCTGCCTGCTGCTGGACGACGACCTGGGCGCGCCGGGCGCGCCGGTCTGGTTCCCCGACCGCACGTGGGCGGGGCGCACCTACGTCCCGGTGACCTGCCGCACCGAGCGCGGGCTGGAGCTCTTCGGCGCCGTGTCCTACGCCCCGGCCGTCGAGCAGGGCCAGACCGAGGACCACTTCCGCGCCACGGCGGACTGGACCGAGGAGACCGCGGAGGCCAACCCCGACTGGTCGATCGACCTCTGCGAGGAGGTCATCGGCGGCTGGCGCGGCGAGGCCGGCAAGGTCGCGGCGATGACGCTGATCTGGGGCACGCCGCTCGTGGACCGCGGCGCGATCGTCACGGCCGAGCTCGCGGGCCTGACCGTCGACCAGTGCGTGCTCGTGGAGAACCGCTTCACGCTCGTGGCGCCCGACGACTACCGCGGTGACACGCTCGAGGTCGCCGTCTACGACGCCGGCGGGCGCGAGCTGGGCCGCGAGGCGCTGTGGGCCGGCGAGGAGGACGCCGACGACGAGGAGGGCGCCTGAGCGCGATGGAGCTCGAGACCGCGATCCGCACCCGCCGCACCCACAAGGCCTACGGCGCCGAGCCGGTCGGCCGCGACGTGCTCGACGCGCTCTTCGAGCTGGCGCGCTGGGCGCCGAACCATCACCTCACCAACCCATGGCGCTTCCGTGTCGTGGGCCCCGCCGCGCTGGCCGCGCTGAAGGCGGCGATCGGCGCCGAGGGGGCGGGCAAGCTGGACCGCGCCCCGACGCTCGTGGCGGTCTCCTACGTCCGCACGCCGCAGGACCCGGTCGCCGACGAGGAGGACCTCCTGGCCGCCGGCTGCGCCGCCTACGCCGTCCTGCTCGGCGCCCACGCGCGCGGCCTGGCGGGCTACTGGCGCACCCCGGCGATCCTGCGCGAACCCGCGGGCCGGGCCGCGCTGGGCATCGGCGAGGACGAGCGCTGCATCGCGCTGCTGCACCTCGGCGCCGCCCGCCAGGAGCAGCGCGTGCCCGACCGCGCCCCGGTGGGCGAGGTCGTCGCCTACCTGGACTAGGGCGCCACCCGCGCGACCGTGCCGCCCGTGCGCGCCAGCAGCTCGGCGGGCGTCAGCGGGAAGACGCGGGTCGCCGTCCCCGCCGCGGCCCACACGACGTCGAAGGCCATGAGGTCCTCGTCGACGATCGTGTGAAGCGGCGCGGGATGCCCGTAGGGCGCGACACCGCCGATCGACGTGCCGGTGGCCTCCCGCACCGTCTCGGCGCGGGCCTTGACGACGCCCAGCGCGGCCTCGTCGACGCGGCTGGCGCCGCTGCACAGCACGAGCACGGGTGCCGGCGGGTCGTCGCGCGTCAGGAACACGAGCGACTTGACGATCTGGGCGACGGACACGCCCAGCGCGGCGGCCGCCTGCGCGGCGGTGTGCGCGCTGGCGCCCAGCTCCCGCGCGCCGGGGTAGTCCACGCCGGCCACGCGCGCTCAGGCGGCGGCCGTGGGCACGCGGCGGGCGATCTCCTCGTCGGTCAGCGGGAAGTGGCAGGCCGCCACGTTGCCGCCGTCCTTGGGCTCGAGGAGTGGCTCGTCGACGTCGCACGTGCCCTGCACGAACTTCGAGCACCGCGTGTGGAAGCGGCAGGCCTTCGGCGGGTTGGTCGGCGAGGGGACGTCACCGCCGAGCACCTGGCGCTGCTTGTTGCGCGCCAGCCGCGGGTCGGGCACCGGCACCGCGCTGAGCAGCGCGCCGGTGTAGGGGTGGCGCGGGTGCCCGTAGAGGTCGTCGGACTCGGCGAGCTCGACGATCTTGCCCAGGTACATCACCGCGACGCGGTCGCAGGTGTGGCGCACGACCGACAGGTCGTGGGCGATGAAGATGATGGTGAGCCCCAGCTCCCTCTGCAGGTCGCGCAGGAGGTTGAGGATCTGGGCCTGGATCGACACGTCCAGGGCCGAGACCGGCTCGTCGGCGACGATGAGCTTGGGCTTGAGCGCGATGGCGCGCGCGACGCCGATGCGCTGGCGCTGCCCGCCGGAGAACTGGTGCGGTAGCCGGTTGAAGTGCTCGGGGTTGAGCCCGACCTGCTCCATGAGCTCCTGCACGCGCACCCGGCGCTTGCGCTGGTCGGTCTCGACCTCGTGGATGACGAACGGCTCCGCGATGATCGACCCCACCGTCTTGCGCGGGTTCAGCGAGGAGTAGGGGTCCTGGAAGATCATCTGCATCTCGCGGCGCAGCGGCTTGAGCTCGCGGCGCGAGAGGCCGGCGATGTCCCGGCCCTCCCAGGTGATCGAGCCCGCCGTGGGCTCGAGCAGGCGCGTGATGAGGCGGGCGGTCGTCGACTTGCCGCAGCCCGACTCGCCGACGAGGCCGAGCGTCTCGCCCGGCCGCACGTCGAAGCTCACGCCGTCGACGGCCTGCACCGCGCCGACCTGGCGCTGGAAGAACCCGGCCCTGATCGGGAAGTGCTTGACCAGGTCGCGGACCTGGACGAGCGGTTCGGTGGACGTGGCGCTCACTGGCCGCTGACCTCCTCGGATGGGGTGCCCGGCGCAGGGGCGGGCGCGCCGCGGGCGGAGGACGACATCGCCTGCTCGGGATGTCGACGCCCTGCACGGCGGCGTCCGGGCTGTCGCCGCTGCGCAGCGCCGACCACAGCGAGCGGCGCGTCTCGGCGGGCAGGAGGCAGGCGACCTTGTGGATCGGGTCGGCGCCGCCGGTCGGCTCCAGCGTCGGGTCGACCGTCTTGTGCGCCTCGCGCACGTAGGGGCAGCGCGGGTGGAACGCGCAGCCCGAGGGCTTGGTGATGAGCGACGGCGGGCGGCCGAAGATCGGCACGAGCTCCTCGTCGCGCGGGGTGTCCAGGCGTGGGATCGACTTGAGCAGGCCCCAGGTGTACGGGTGCTCGGGCGCGGCGAAGATCGTGTCGACGGCGCCGAACTCCACGATGCGCCCTGCGTACATGACCGCGATCTCCTCGGTGACCTCGGCGACCACGCCGAGGTCGTGGGTGATCATCACCACGGCGGTGTCGAGCTCGCGCTGCAGGCGCTGGATCAGCTCGAGGATCTGCGCCTGGACGGTCACGTCCAGCGCGGTCGTCGGCTCGTCGGCGATGAGCAGCTTCGGGTCGTTGATCAGCGCCATCGCGGTCATGACGCGCTGGCGCATGCCGCCCGAGAACTCGTGCGGGTAGCTGTCGATGCGCCGGCGCGGCTCCGGGATG from the Baekduia soli genome contains:
- a CDS encoding TlpA family protein disulfide reductase, with the translated sequence MSRRLLLVLGAVVAVIAMVVIGLSQAGSKSKTPAPATLSLAQQRERLAGAPAPLAGLHAQASELLTGGTTAVGARMAALQRAGYPVVINKWAAWCGPCRLEFPVFQRVSVALGKRVAFIGLDGHDNRGDARAFLARTPLSYPSYEDPNERTAHSLQAGAFYPTTVFVDARGRRTVHQGPYNDEATLERDIRRYALGRA
- a CDS encoding galactose-1-phosphate uridylyltransferase yields the protein MPEIRVDPLTGLRGIIAQHRAQRPGGGLAIPQPPPPIDADSDPFAAGHEHRTPPELFAVRPGGGPPDTPGWTVRVVPNLYPALEAGGVEPEPSHAPDLFTAAPARGAHEVVVNAPDPVGSLADLTAGQVAVAMDVWRARMRAHADAAYVHVTVNECAAGGASLPHTHTQLFALDFVPSQIARERERFTAHATRTMGGNLLQDLVQEEVRQRDRLVAVDDEGVLLSPYAAALPYQLLLAPRVPRARFEDDGPVAAALLHDALQRLRRRFGGVVPPLNLWVRTAPRGAEHFCWHIDIVPRLTPLAGLELGTGLHLNIVSPEQAAADLRDSG
- a CDS encoding AEC family transporter → MALVVLAIIAATAVGVAAERRHGAAAVALAHRLITIMVWGLLPFIAFFVIARLHLGGGVGIGLVLGYAGHAILGTLAYLIGTRVLHLSRPSTGTLVLNTVLVNTGFLGIPLTATLLGHDALAPAVAWDTLVSLVMTFTVGFAVGAAFGTKAGERPRDRVRAFLTRNPVLWALVAALVAPDALAPDALVEIAKNSTYALLPIGFFVLGVHLTVEREGGALAFPPPLTRPVLVVMVLRHAAAPALLVGLSALTVDVPDAYIVEAGMASAINSLIVSHLYGLDVRLAASAVAWTSAFAVTAAVVLSLVL
- the dtd gene encoding D-aminoacyl-tRNA deacylase, with the protein product MRALVQRVSRAAVVVDGAPVASTGPGLLVLLGVTHDDDAAVADRLADKVAALRIFEDAEGRMNDALGDRDVLVVSQFTLYGDARRGNRPSFVAAARPEHAEPLYERFRARLDAAGGVFGAHMEVELVNDGPVTLLLEIAPRAPTS
- a CDS encoding nitroreductase family protein, which encodes MELETAIRTRRTHKAYGAEPVGRDVLDALFELARWAPNHHLTNPWRFRVVGPAALAALKAAIGAEGAGKLDRAPTLVAVSYVRTPQDPVADEEDLLAAGCAAYAVLLGAHARGLAGYWRTPAILREPAGRAALGIGEDERCIALLHLGAARQEQRVPDRAPVGEVVAYLD
- a CDS encoding YbaK/EbsC family protein — encoded protein: MAGVDYPGARELGASAHTAAQAAAALGVSVAQIVKSLVFLTRDDPPAPVLVLCSGASRVDEAALGVVKARAETVREATGTSIGGVAPYGHPAPLHTIVDEDLMAFDVVWAAAGTATRVFPLTPAELLARTGGTVARVAP
- a CDS encoding ABC transporter ATP-binding protein — protein: MSATSTEPLVQVRDLVKHFPIRAGFFQRQVGAVQAVDGVSFDVRPGETLGLVGESGCGKSTTARLITRLLEPTAGSITWEGRDIAGLSRRELKPLRREMQMIFQDPYSSLNPRKTVGSIIAEPFVIHEVETDQRKRRVRVQELMEQVGLNPEHFNRLPHQFSGGQRQRIGVARAIALKPKLIVADEPVSALDVSIQAQILNLLRDLQRELGLTIIFIAHDLSVVRHTCDRVAVMYLGKIVELAESDDLYGHPRHPYTGALLSAVPVPDPRLARNKQRQVLGGDVPSPTNPPKACRFHTRCSKFVQGTCDVDEPLLEPKDGGNVAACHFPLTDEEIARRVPTAAA